GTCCATTGATCGTCCCGCCACCGCTTACCTTCTTCAATGCGATCCGGTCCACCTTATCGTCGCGATCGATATCAATGCGGGCTGCAGCGTAGGAGGGCGCTTCTGTTTGGTCGCCAAATCCCGCCGGCCACGCGGGATAGGCCGTCAGGTACGAACCCTTCTGAATGACCGATGTTTCAATCCGGACCTCGTAGCTGTGGCTGAAGGTGAACTTCTTTTTGACGGAAACATCGCCGTCGGAGTACTCGAAGCTAAGAGTCCGGTTCTCGCCCGAATGATCTTCTGTCGCGACGTACAGAATGTCCTTATTTAGTTTTTTGTTGAGAGATTCGTCGTAAGTAAACAGCGAGAGCGGATAACCGTGCTGTGGAGCTGCAATGCTGTTTACCAGCTCCAGCGGCTGGCCATGCTCATCTTTGTACTTCTTCAAGACCCATGATTTCGCCAGTCCCCCGCGATTGTTGAAGGTAATGCGATAGAGATCATTCTCAATGACGGTTGGACTTTCAAGTTCGGCTCGTCTGGCTGCCTCCGTGCTTACGGGCTTTACGGCTGAGCCTGCTGGTGTGGTTGGCAGGATCGTAGGCGCGGCACTCTGCTCCGAAGTTCTCTGAGTTTGTTCCTGCCGCTGCGCAGGCGCCGGTGGCTTGTAGTACTTCGAGATGACTTGTTGGGTAATGAAGATGACGACGAAGGTAAGAGCAAAAGTCAGTAGCAGCCGTCGCTCTGAGCCTGGCTCCTGATTGGGTGCTTGGAAATCGTTCAACGTAACCTGCCAATAGTTTGCTAAGTTCTAAGGTCGAAGCTGCTCGTGATATGGAGCGTGGGGCACCGGATCGTATCCGCTGGCGCCGAATGGATGGCAACGTAGCACTCTGCGAATCGCGAGCACTCCACCGCGCCACCAGCCACGTTCGATTACGGCCTGGGCTGCATATTCCGAACAACTCGGACTGAAACGGCACGAATCGCCAAACACAGGCGAGATCCATAGCTTGTAGAAGCGAAGCAGGACCTCCATCGTGCTCTTGCGATTCGCGATC
The sequence above is a segment of the Acidobacteriota bacterium genome. Coding sequences within it:
- a CDS encoding membrane protein insertion efficiency factor YidD, which translates into the protein MEVLLRFYKLWISPVFGDSCRFSPSCSEYAAQAVIERGWWRGGVLAIRRVLRCHPFGASGYDPVPHAPYHEQLRP